CCGGGAATAATCCGTATAGCCCTTCGCACCGCCGCCGTAGTATGTCTTCGCAGACGCTTCCGTCAGCGGCCGATCCAGACGCAGCCGATCGACCAGATCGGGGTTGCCGATAAACGCCTTGCCGAAAGCGACCATATCTGCATGGCCGGTCGCGATCGCGGCGGCCGCCAGCGCGCGATCGTAGCCGCCGTTCGCGATATACGCGCCGTCGAACGCGCGACGCAGAGACTGGAAGTCGAAAGCTCCCGCCGTTCCGGCCGGCGCACGCTCCTCGATGCAATGCAGATAGGCCAGGCCCAGAGCGCCGAGCCGTTCGGCAAGCCGCTCATAGGTCGACTGCGGATCGCTGTCGAGCGGCGTTTCACCGATCGTGGTCTTGACCGGAGACAATCGCACGCCCACATGCCCGGCGCCCCAGATCTCGGCCACGGCCTCCGCGACCTCGACAGGCAGACGCAGCCGGTTCTCGACCGAACCGCCGTATTGATCGTCCCGACGATTTGTGCCGTCCCGCAGGAACTGCTCGAGCAGGAAGCAGTTACCCATGTGAATCTCGACGCCGTCGAACCCGGCCTGCTCCGCCATCCGGGCCGCATGTCGGTACTCGTCGATCACACCGGGAATCTCGTCCGTCTGCAGCGCGCGCGGCATGGACGGCGGCAGCATGCCGGCGGCGGTCAACACGGTGCCGCCAGCCTGAATCGCCGAGGGTCCGACGGGAGCACGCGCCCCCTCGTGGAGAGTCACGTGCGAAATCCGTCCGGTATGCAGGAGCTGCAGCACGATCGTGCCGGCGGCATCGTGGACCGCATCGGTCACCTGACGCCATGCTCTGGCTTGTGCTTCCGTGTAGATGCCAGGGGTGTAGGCATAACCTCGGCCTTGCCGCGAAACATTAGTTGCTTCTGCAACGATAAGTCCGGCAGATGCGCGCTGACTGTAATACTCGGCGGCGAGAGATGTCTGCACGCCATCGAGATCGGCTCGAGCCCGCGTAAGCGGCGCCATAGCGACACGGTTCGGGATGTGAATTCCACCGAGCGCACCGGGGGAGAAAAGATCGGAGGGCTGCATGAACAAGTCCTTTGGAAACGAATCGTTATCGCGAATGCCGCATCATGCCGTCCAACGCATTGATGTTGAATCCACTAAAATCGATTTTGATTTCCTCAAAAAATGGACAAGTGACGTGGACCGACTCGAAGCCATGACGATGCTGCTCGCCGCGATTCAGAAAGGCAGTTTCTCGGCCGCCGCGCGGGAAATGAACGTGCCGGTGCCAACGCTTACGCGCAGGGTCACGGATCTTGAAGAACAACTCGGCACGCGCCTACTCACGCGTACGACGCGCAAGCTGGCGCTAACGGATGCAGGAGTCGCCTATGCGACTACGGCTCGACAGATTCTCGAACTGGTTGCGGAACAGGAACGTGAGGCGACGGGAGAATTCACGGCGCCGCGCGGGGAACTCACGATCACAACGCCGGTACTCCTCGGACGACTCTATGTGCTGCCGGAGATCATGGACTTTCTGGACTTGTTTCCGGAAATCGACGTCACACTGACCCAGTCGGATCGCAATGTCGATCTGGTCGACGCGCATGTCGATCTGGCGGTGCGTATCGGAAGGCTGCCCGACAGCAGCATGATCGCAACGCGAATCGGCGCGTTTCGCCCGGTTGTGTGCGCCAGCCCCGCGTTGCTGGCAGAACGCGGCGTGCCCCGGGTGCCTGCCGATCTGGCAGAACTTCCGTGCGTTGTGTTCAACGGTCCGATGCTATCGCCGGACTGGACCTTCCGGTGCCCCGATACGGAACGGCTTGTCACCATCCCGATTGCGCCAAGGCTCCGGGTGTCGTCACCCGACTCGGCCGCCGCTGCCGCCGTTCGCGGTCTCGGGTTCACGCAGTTGCTGCACTACCACGTCGCAGAGGCTATCGAAGCCGGCAAGCTCGAGATCGTACTGGAGGCCTTCGAATTCGATCCGGTGCCGATCCAGCTCGTCCACGTTTCCCGCAACATGATGCCGCTCAAACTGCGACGCTTTCTCGACTTCGTGACACCCCGGCTCAGGGAATCCCTGTCCCGGTTTGCCAAACCGTCATGAATCAGGAACGAGACGTTTCGTCCTTCGTCAGATCGAGCAGCGTGTTCATGGCCCGTTTGAACGGGCCCGCATCCCCGCTCGCCGCCTGCAGGGTCAGCACGCCCTGAACCAGGGCCACCCAATCTTCCGCAAAGTGCCGCGCCCGCACAGGCGGCATGCCGCTGTCGCGCGCCAGCACTTCGATCGCGCCGATCCAGTGAGCAAACGCCTCGCGCAGATCCTGACGCGCCTCGGCGCCGATTTCCGAGCCCGCCAGTTGACCCAGAACACAGGGCGATCGCCCGCCCGAATACAGCTTGTCGAACGTGGCAACGATCCTGCGTACGCGCGCCTTCAGCGATCCTGAGCCTTGTGCCGCCGCCAGGATCTCGGCGTCGATCCACGCCGTCGCGCGCTCGAGCACGGCCTTCGCCATCTGCTCCTTCCCGTTCGGGAAATGATGATAGAGGCTCGATTTGCCCAGTCCCGTTGCTCGGGACAAGTCGGCAAGCGACGCGCCCTCGAAGCCCTGGTCACGGAAAACGTTGAACAGCCGGTCGACGATTTCGTCTTTCGAGACTGCGGCAGGAGGCATTCAATGCTCCGAAATGAGTACCGATCATTCGGTACGGTTCAAGGGTTTCGAGAATTATCCCATGAAAATCCACTTGACGATCACTGCCTTCTGTCTATACTGTACCGATCGTTCGGTTCAGTATCGCATAGTTCGGTGCGACCGCACGTTCTCCTTGTCACCCTGAGAGCTTTATCATGTCGACCTCTGCCAAGTTTCAAACCGTTTCCGTCACGGACCGCCGCAGCGGTTCGGCGCTCAAGATCTTCTATCGCGAGGCTGGGCAAGCCGATGCGCCGACCGTCTTGTTGCTGCATGGCTTCCCGACCTCGAGCCATCAGTATCGCGGCCTGATCGAACGGCTCGCCGACAAGTACCGCGTCATCGCGCCCGATCTGCCGGGCTTCGGTTTCTCGGATGCGCCCGAGGCAAAGTCGTTCGGCTATACCTTCGACCATCTCACCGAGGTAATCGAAAGCTTCACCGACGCTTTGAACCTGACGCGCTACGCGCTGTACGTATTCGATTACGGTGCGCCGGTCGGTTTCCGGCTGGCCGTGTCTCGACCCGAACGCGTCTCCGCGCTGATCTCGCAGAACGGCAATGCGTACGAGGAGGGGCTCAGCGATGGCTGGAACCCGATCCGGGCCTACTGGCAGGAGCCGAGCGACACGAATCGCAATGCGCTACGCGCACTCCTGAAAAGCGAGACGACGCAGTTCCAGTACACGCACGGCGAATCGGACGCGACGCGAATCGCGCCGGAAAGCTATACGCTCGACCAGCATTTCCTCGACCGGCCCGGCAACGACGAGATCCAGCTCGATCTGTTCGGCGATTACCAGTCGAACGTGGCCGCGTATCCGAGTTTCCACGAATATTTCCGCACGCACCGTCCGCCTACGCTGGCCGTATGGGGCAAAAACGATCCGTTCTTTCTGCCGGCCGGCGCAGAAGCGTATCGACGCGATCTCCCGGACGCGGAAGTCCATCTGATCGACGCGGGGCATTTCCCGCTCGAGACGCATCTCGACGAGGTCTCACCTATCGTGCGATCGTTCCTGGCTCGCACGCTGGATCGCGCCCAGGGCGCCGTACTGTTCGGACCGTTAGAAGCGTCATCAGTCCCGGCGGAGGCGAAGCCCCTGCTCGACAGCATGAGCGGCGTGTTCGGCTTCGTGCCGAATCTCGGATACGCGCTGGCAGCGGAGCCGGCCGTGCTCGAGGCGTATATCTCAGCACTACAAGCGCTGGGCAAGACCACGCTCAGCCCTGTCGCCCAACAGGTGGCAATGGCGGCGGTCAGCCGCGCAAACGCGGCTGATTATGGCGTCGCGGTTCATGCAACGCTGGCGGAGAAAGTCGGGGCGCCGGCCAACGTCGTGAAGGCGCTGCGTAACGGCGATGCACTCGAAGATCCGAAGCTGGAGGCTGTGCGATGTTTCGCCACCGCCATTGCCTCGAAGCGCACGCAGGTATCCGACAGCGACGTTCATGCGCTGCGTGCGGCGGGACTCGATCATCGGGCCGTGCTTGCGATCGCCCTGGCCGCGTCGGCCAAGACGCTCGTCAATACGATGGCACATCTGTCGCGGCCGGAGATCGATGCAGGCTTTCAACCGCACAAGGCATAGACAGAGGTCGAGCAGAGCGGCATGAATCAGCAGAAAGCCGCGAGTCCCGAGCACGTCCGTAAGGCGTGGCGTGCCCGGCGTGAAGCGGTTGCGTCGACGGCATCGAAATCGGCGAGCTCTGTCGGGATGCCGAAATCGCGCACACCGTAGTCCGCCTGCAACGCAGCGACGGCGCGCGCGATGCTGGCCTGATCGCGCGACAGCTGCGTCGTGTCATATCCACGTCGGCGCGCGTCCAACCCCGGCGCCAGCGCCGGTGACTACGGCAGCCTTCCTCATCGTTTCGCGGCCCGGCGTATCCGCATTGAGCTCTCCTGTCGATCACGGAACAATCATCAGGACGCTTGAGCAAAAACCGGGCCGCAGAATTACATCCAGCTTGCCAGCTCAGCGCCATGCAAGCAACACACGTTGCGCGAAAACGTGGGCGTTCCCACTCAATAGCGCCTCAAACATACGCTGGCAGGCGGCGGCCCACTGCCGGACACCGGCATCTATTTCTATTGTCTGAATGCCGGGCGTTTTTTTGCGGCGAAGAACCCTTCGAAGTATTCGCCGCGACCTGAAGGCCGGACGACTGGGCCGAGATGAATCCGGCGTTTGGCTATAACGGCCTGCAATTGCGCAAGGGTCAGCTGAGCGAGGGCAAAAACGCACGGATACAGATTGGCATCGACCCGGCCGATCGGTTCGCGCGCGAAATCGATCATATGTCGCTGAGCGTGGTGGAGGGACCGACGTCGCATACGCCCGGCGAGGAAGGGTTGCAGAACCAGCGGACCGTCGAGGCGCCTCGCCATCAATCCGAGGGAACGACACTTGCTGCGGATTCGTCGCTACCTATGCTCATACGACCACTGCGAAGGAGTCTCTCATGTCTCAAACCGTTGGCGATTTCATCATTGAAAGGCTCCATGCCTGGGGCGTGCGCCGTATTTACGGTTATCCGGGCGACGGTATCAACGGTGTTTTCGGCGCGTTGAGCCGCGCGCAAAGCGAGGCGCAGAAGAACAGCAAAAACGCCGAAAAAAACGGGCAGGCGATTGAGCCAATTGAATTCGTGCAGGTGCGTCATGAAGAAATGGCGGCATTCATGGCGTCGGCACACGCGAAGTTCACGGGCGAACTCGGCGTATGCATCGCCACTTCCGGACCCGGCGCGTCGCATCTGCTCACCGGCCTCTACGACGCGCGCATGGATCACATGCCGGTGTTGGCCCTCGCTGGACAGCAGGCGCGCGCCGGGCTCGGCGGCCATTATCAGCAGGAACTCGACCTCGTCTCCCTGTTCAAGGACGTCGCCGGCGCTTTCGTCGAGCAGGCCACCGTGCCCGCTCAGGTGCGTCATCTGGTCGACCGCGCAGTGCGCACGGCACTCGCCGAACACAAGGTCACCGCGATCATTCTGCCCAACGATCTCCAGGATCTTCCCTATGAAGCGCCGGGCCGCAAACACGGCACGCTGCATTCGGGCGTCGGCTACAACGCGCCTCGTCTCGTGCCCTACCCCGACGACCTTCAGAAAGCCGCCGACGTGCTGAACGCCGGCAAAAAAGTGGCCATTCTGGTCGGCGCGGGTGCCTTGCGGGCGACGGACGAAGTGCTCGCCATCGCCGACAAACTCGGTGCTGGCGTCGCCAAGGCGTTGCTCGGCAAAGCGGCGTTGCCAGACGATCTGCCTTGGGTGACGGGCTCCATCGGCCTGCTCGGCACCAAGCCGAGCTACGACATGATGACCGAATGCGACACGTTGCTGATGATCGGCTCGGGCTTTCCCTATTCGGAGTTTTTGCCCAAGGAGGGCGCCGCGCGCGGCGTACAGATCGACATCAAGGCCGACATGCTGAGCCTGCGATATCCGATGGAAGTCAATCTGGTCGGCGACAGCGGCGAAACCTTGCGCGCGCTGCTGCCGCTACTCGAAGAGAAGAAGGATCGCGCATGGCGCAAGCGGATCGAGGGCTGGACTGCGGACTGGTGGAAAACGCTGGAAAAACGCGCCCATGAGTCCGGCAAGGACGCGGTCAATCCGCAGCGTACCGTGTGGGAATTGTCCAAGCGCATTCCGGCCAACTCGATCGTGACGAGCGACTCGGGCTCGGTGGCTAACTGGTACGCGCGCGACCTGAAGGTGCAGCGCGGCATGATGTGCTCGTTGTCGGGCGGACTCGCGTCGATGGGCGCGGCGGTGCCCTATGCGATCGCCGCCAAGTTCGCGTATCCGGAGCGTCCCGTATTCGCGCTGGTGGGCGACGGCGCGATGCAGATGAACAATATGGCCGAACTGATCACTGTGTCGAAGTACTGGCAAAGCTGGAAAGATCCGCGCTGGATCTGCATGGTACTCAACAATCAGGATCTGAACCAGGTCACGTGGGAACAGCGTGCGATGGAAGGTGATCCGAAGTTCGAGGCATCGCAGGATATTCCATCCGTTCCGTATCACAAGTTCGCGGAAATGATCGGCCTGAAGGGCATTTATGTGGATGACGCGGAGCAGATGGCGCACGCGTGGGACGAGGCGCTGGCAGCAGACCGCCCCGTGGTGATCGAAGTGAAGGCCGACCCGAACATTGCACCGCTACCGCCGCACATCACGCTTTCCCAGGCCAAGGCGTTCGCGTCGACCTTGATGAAAGGCGATCCCAACGAAGGCAATGTGATCGTGGAAACGGCGAAACAGGTGCTTGGCGCAGTATTGCCGGGTCATCACGATAAATGAGCGCGTCTCCCGTGAACGGTCAGAGCCGAGGATGCCGGTAAGGAATCTCGTCGGCACCGCCGGCAAATCTCCGAGCCCGAAAACAGGCGTGCCGCATGAAGCCCGCGCGGCACGCCCTTCCGCATGCTGCCCGCACATACCGTCAAATGACGGTTGTTCGGCCTCCAGGCGAGCGCAGGCGCAGGTTGACAATTCCCCTGACGATCAAGGACTCATGGACCTGCGCCCGGCAATCTGGAATCGGGCACGCGTGATTTATTGACTATCGCAAGATCTTGGTTAAAAAGGGGATTTCAAGAATTCCTTACTCCCACTCGATTGTCGCCGGCGGCTTCCCCGAAATGTCATACACCACCCGGTTGATCCCGCGCACTTCATTGATGATCCGGTTCGACACATGCCCCAGCAACTCATGCGGCAGATGCGCCCAATGCGCAGTCATGAAGTCCAGCGTCTGCACGGCACGCAGCGCGACAACATACTCATAAGTCCGCCCATCACCCATCACCCCAACGCTCTTCACCGGCAGAAACACCGCGAACGCCTGGCTCGTCAGATCGTACCAGGACTTGCCGGTTTCCTTGTCGATGAAAGTCCGCAGCGTCTCGATGAAAATCGCGTCCGCGCGACGCAGAAGATCCGCGAAATCGCGCTTCACTTCGCCGAGAATCCGCACGCCCAGACCCGGGCCCGGGAACGGATGGCGGTACACCATGGCCGGCGGCAAACCGAGCTTGACGCCGAGTTCGCGCACTTCGTCCTTGAACAGTTCGCGCAGCGGCTCGAGCAGCTTCAGGTTCAGCGTCTCAGGCAGGCCGCCCACGTTGTGGTGGCTCTTGATGGTCTGCGTGGCTTTCTTGCCCTTGCCGGCCGATTCGATCACGTCCGGATAGATCGTGCCTTGCGCCAGCCACTTCGCATCGGTCAGCTTGCCGGCTTCGGTCTGGAACACCTCGACGAATTCCGCGCCGATGATCTTGCGCTTCGCCTCCGGATCGGTCACACCGGCCAGCTTGCGCAGGAACACTTCGCTCGCGTCGACGTGAATCACCTTCACGCCCAGGTGGTCCGCGAAGGTCGCCATCACCTGCTCGGCTTCGTTCAGGCGCAACAGGCCATGATCGACGAACACGCAGGTCAGCTGATCGCCGATCGCGCGATGCAGCAGCGCCGCCGCCACCGACGAATCCACGCCGCCCGAGAGCCCCAGAATCACGTGTTCCTGACCGACCTGCTCGCGGATCTTCGCGACGGCTTCGTCGATATAGTGGCCCATTTCCCAATCCGGCTGCGCGCCGCAGATCTTCAGCACGAAGCGTTCGAGCATGGCGCGGCCCTGCACAGTGTGCGTGACTTCCGGGTGCCATTGCAGGCCGTAAAAATGGCGCTTTTCGTCGGCCATCGCGGCGATCGGGCACGATTCCGTCGACGCCATCAGCGCGAAGCCCGGCGGCATTTCCAGCACCTTGTCGCCGTGGCTCATCCACACCTTCAACATGCCGTGGCCTTCCGCCGTGGTGAAATCGCTGATGCCTTCGAGCAGGCTCGTGTGGTTACGCGCGCGCACTTCGGCATAACCGAACTCGCGCAGGTGGCCGATATCGACCTTGCCGCCCAGCTGCTCGGCCATCGCCTGCATGCCGTAGCAGATGCCGAGCACCGGCACGCCGAGTTCGAACACGGCCTGCGGCACGCGCGGCGTGTCCGTTTCAGTGACCGAGCTCGGGCCGCCGGAAAGGATCACGCCCTTCGGCGCGAAGTCGCGAATGAACGACGCATCGACGTCGTACGGATGAATTTCCGAATACACGTTGGCTTCGCGAACGCGACGTGCAATCAGTTGGGTGACTTGCGAACCGAAGTCGAGGATCAGAATCTTGTCGTGCATGGCAGCGGACGGAGTCAAAGAGTAAGCGGATACGGAATGCCGCGCACAGCGCGCGGCGTTGAATTCAAAGCGGTCCACGTGGGGACATTGGAGCGTGAAGCGTAACGATGCAGCGCCGTCGCGCAAGCGCCGCCGCAGCCAGTAGCTCGCGGCGAGCGCAAACGGAATCCGGTAGCTTCGGCAAACGGCGTGGCGCGCGGCGCGTCAGCCATGAAACGGCGGCCGGGGCGCGTTGGCGGCGCCATCGCGGGCTTCGTCCCGCGCAGCTGCGGCTTCCGCCCGCGCTGCGCGTTCGGAATCCGTCAGACCGGCTTCGTCGGCCACCGGATGAAGCGGCGCCGCTGCAACAGGACTGGCGGGACTGACTGGACGCGTAACCGGCACGACGGGCTCAACCACCGGCTCGGCGTGATAGACCGGAAAGCCCGCTGTCACGCGGCCCGGCTCGCGCCGGTTGGCCGCGTCTTTCGCCGCGTCTTTGGCAGCCTGTTTTTCGGCGCGCTCCGCGGCTGCGGCTTCAACCAGCCGCACCTTTTCACGCCGCCGCACCGCGCCCGACAACCGCACGCCGCCCAGACCGATCACCAGCAAGACGACACCCGTCAGCACCGCGACGATCTGACCGAAACCGGTCAGCGCCGGCGTATGCAAACCGAGCAGCCACACCAGCATCAGCAGGCCGGTCAGCCAGTTCACATGGCCGACCACTCGCGCAACCGCGGTCGTCAGCGCGCCGTCGATCGACGCGTGCAGAGCCAGCCACGCGAGCCCGATCAGCGCCACGCCGAACCCCTGGCCGACCAGAGCCGGCTGGGTCTGCACCAGAAGCAGCGCGTTGTACAACGAAGTCCACGGCGTCAGCAGAAAAAGCAGGCCGAACGCAAGCAACAGCAAGGCATCGAGGATGAGTACACCGCGCAGCAATGGCTTCATTAGCGTTTAGTCCACGTGGTAGTTGGGCGCTTCCTTGGTGATCTGCACATCATGCACGTGCGACTCGCGCAAGCCCGCGCCCGTGATCTGCACGAACTCGGCCTTGTCGTTCATCTCGGCGATGGTGCGGCAGCCGCAGTAGCCCATGCTGGCGCGCACGCCGCCGATCAGCTGGAACAGGATCGCGTTGACCGAGCCCTTGTAGGCGACGCGGCCTTCGATACCTTCCGGCACCAGCTTGTCGATGTTCGCCGAGTTGTCCTGGAAGTAGCGATCCGCAGCGCCGTCTTTCATCGCGCCGACCGAGCCCATGCCGCGGTACGACTTGTACTGGCGGCCCTGGAACAGGAACACGTCGCCCGGCGCTTCTTCGGTGCCGGCGAACATGCTGCCCATCATCACGGCGTTCGCGCCGGCGGCCAGCGCCTTGCTGACGTCGCCGGAGAAACGCACGCCGCCGTCGGCGATGACCGGCACGCCCGTGCCCTTCAGCGCTTCGGAAACATTCGAGATCGCGGTGACTTGCGGCACGCCCACACCGGC
This genomic stretch from Paraburkholderia dioscoreae harbors:
- a CDS encoding alkene reductase gives rise to the protein MQPSDLFSPGALGGIHIPNRVAMAPLTRARADLDGVQTSLAAEYYSQRASAGLIVAEATNVSRQGRGYAYTPGIYTEAQARAWRQVTDAVHDAAGTIVLQLLHTGRISHVTLHEGARAPVGPSAIQAGGTVLTAAGMLPPSMPRALQTDEIPGVIDEYRHAARMAEQAGFDGVEIHMGNCFLLEQFLRDGTNRRDDQYGGSVENRLRLPVEVAEAVAEIWGAGHVGVRLSPVKTTIGETPLDSDPQSTYERLAERLGALGLAYLHCIEERAPAGTAGAFDFQSLRRAFDGAYIANGGYDRALAAAAIATGHADMVAFGKAFIGNPDLVDRLRLDRPLTEASAKTYYGGGAKGYTDYSRYQAG
- a CDS encoding LysR family transcriptional regulator, encoding MPHHAVQRIDVESTKIDFDFLKKWTSDVDRLEAMTMLLAAIQKGSFSAAAREMNVPVPTLTRRVTDLEEQLGTRLLTRTTRKLALTDAGVAYATTARQILELVAEQEREATGEFTAPRGELTITTPVLLGRLYVLPEIMDFLDLFPEIDVTLTQSDRNVDLVDAHVDLAVRIGRLPDSSMIATRIGAFRPVVCASPALLAERGVPRVPADLAELPCVVFNGPMLSPDWTFRCPDTERLVTIPIAPRLRVSSPDSAAAAAVRGLGFTQLLHYHVAEAIEAGKLEIVLEAFEFDPVPIQLVHVSRNMMPLKLRRFLDFVTPRLRESLSRFAKPS
- a CDS encoding TetR/AcrR family transcriptional regulator; the protein is MPPAAVSKDEIVDRLFNVFRDQGFEGASLADLSRATGLGKSSLYHHFPNGKEQMAKAVLERATAWIDAEILAAAQGSGSLKARVRRIVATFDKLYSGGRSPCVLGQLAGSEIGAEARQDLREAFAHWIGAIEVLARDSGMPPVRARHFAEDWVALVQGVLTLQAASGDAGPFKRAMNTLLDLTKDETSRS
- a CDS encoding alpha/beta fold hydrolase — its product is MSTSAKFQTVSVTDRRSGSALKIFYREAGQADAPTVLLLHGFPTSSHQYRGLIERLADKYRVIAPDLPGFGFSDAPEAKSFGYTFDHLTEVIESFTDALNLTRYALYVFDYGAPVGFRLAVSRPERVSALISQNGNAYEEGLSDGWNPIRAYWQEPSDTNRNALRALLKSETTQFQYTHGESDATRIAPESYTLDQHFLDRPGNDEIQLDLFGDYQSNVAAYPSFHEYFRTHRPPTLAVWGKNDPFFLPAGAEAYRRDLPDAEVHLIDAGHFPLETHLDEVSPIVRSFLARTLDRAQGAVLFGPLEASSVPAEAKPLLDSMSGVFGFVPNLGYALAAEPAVLEAYISALQALGKTTLSPVAQQVAMAAVSRANAADYGVAVHATLAEKVGAPANVVKALRNGDALEDPKLEAVRCFATAIASKRTQVSDSDVHALRAAGLDHRAVLAIALAASAKTLVNTMAHLSRPEIDAGFQPHKA
- a CDS encoding thiamine pyrophosphate-requiring protein — protein: MSQTVGDFIIERLHAWGVRRIYGYPGDGINGVFGALSRAQSEAQKNSKNAEKNGQAIEPIEFVQVRHEEMAAFMASAHAKFTGELGVCIATSGPGASHLLTGLYDARMDHMPVLALAGQQARAGLGGHYQQELDLVSLFKDVAGAFVEQATVPAQVRHLVDRAVRTALAEHKVTAIILPNDLQDLPYEAPGRKHGTLHSGVGYNAPRLVPYPDDLQKAADVLNAGKKVAILVGAGALRATDEVLAIADKLGAGVAKALLGKAALPDDLPWVTGSIGLLGTKPSYDMMTECDTLLMIGSGFPYSEFLPKEGAARGVQIDIKADMLSLRYPMEVNLVGDSGETLRALLPLLEEKKDRAWRKRIEGWTADWWKTLEKRAHESGKDAVNPQRTVWELSKRIPANSIVTSDSGSVANWYARDLKVQRGMMCSLSGGLASMGAAVPYAIAAKFAYPERPVFALVGDGAMQMNNMAELITVSKYWQSWKDPRWICMVLNNQDLNQVTWEQRAMEGDPKFEASQDIPSVPYHKFAEMIGLKGIYVDDAEQMAHAWDEALAADRPVVIEVKADPNIAPLPPHITLSQAKAFASTLMKGDPNEGNVIVETAKQVLGAVLPGHHDK
- the guaA gene encoding glutamine-hydrolyzing GMP synthase, with product MHDKILILDFGSQVTQLIARRVREANVYSEIHPYDVDASFIRDFAPKGVILSGGPSSVTETDTPRVPQAVFELGVPVLGICYGMQAMAEQLGGKVDIGHLREFGYAEVRARNHTSLLEGISDFTTAEGHGMLKVWMSHGDKVLEMPPGFALMASTESCPIAAMADEKRHFYGLQWHPEVTHTVQGRAMLERFVLKICGAQPDWEMGHYIDEAVAKIREQVGQEHVILGLSGGVDSSVAAALLHRAIGDQLTCVFVDHGLLRLNEAEQVMATFADHLGVKVIHVDASEVFLRKLAGVTDPEAKRKIIGAEFVEVFQTEAGKLTDAKWLAQGTIYPDVIESAGKGKKATQTIKSHHNVGGLPETLNLKLLEPLRELFKDEVRELGVKLGLPPAMVYRHPFPGPGLGVRILGEVKRDFADLLRRADAIFIETLRTFIDKETGKSWYDLTSQAFAVFLPVKSVGVMGDGRTYEYVVALRAVQTLDFMTAHWAHLPHELLGHVSNRIINEVRGINRVVYDISGKPPATIEWE